The uncultured Sphaerochaeta sp. genome includes a window with the following:
- a CDS encoding carbohydrate ABC transporter permease, producing MSGSLRKENRHVLSHIVLLTWTFIVLFPLWTLVINSFKTRLTIYENPFWIPRTWNFSNYTTVIRDGDFFTYFKNSFFVVTISLVLVTLLASLAGYALARYKSRIAKIIYYFFIAGMMIPIKIASIKLLEIVRALGLLNTIYALPPIYVAMGLPVGVFILTTFIKELPEDLYEAAIIDGATSGRIYTLVILPLIRPALATTAIYNLIPFWNDLWFPLIFINDERHKTLLLGVTRLFGQYQTDWSKVLAVLTLSAIPVLVLYLAMSTQFINGVTAGSVKG from the coding sequence ATGAGTGGATCCTTACGAAAAGAAAACAGGCATGTACTCTCTCATATTGTGTTGCTGACATGGACTTTTATTGTGCTTTTTCCTTTATGGACATTGGTGATCAACTCATTCAAGACACGATTGACCATCTATGAGAACCCTTTTTGGATACCCAGGACATGGAATTTCTCCAACTACACCACGGTTATTCGTGATGGTGATTTCTTTACCTATTTCAAGAACAGTTTTTTCGTTGTTACAATCTCTCTTGTGCTGGTAACCCTGCTTGCGAGTCTAGCCGGCTATGCATTGGCACGCTACAAGAGTCGTATCGCCAAGATTATCTATTACTTTTTTATTGCGGGTATGATGATTCCCATCAAGATAGCATCAATAAAGTTGCTGGAAATTGTGCGAGCCCTTGGCCTACTCAACACCATCTATGCACTCCCCCCAATCTATGTAGCCATGGGACTTCCGGTCGGGGTATTCATTCTTACCACATTCATCAAGGAACTGCCAGAGGACCTCTATGAGGCAGCAATCATTGATGGGGCTACCAGCGGAAGAATCTATACCTTGGTGATTCTCCCCCTGATTCGCCCTGCCCTTGCCACAACGGCAATCTACAACCTTATCCCATTCTGGAACGACCTGTGGTTTCCTCTGATCTTCATCAATGATGAACGGCACAAGACATTGCTACTCGGAGTAACCCGTCTCTTTGGGCAGTACCAGACTGACTGGTCTAAGGTACTTGCAGTTCTCACTCTCTCTGCAATTCCAGTTCTTGTTCTCTATCTAGCGATGAGCACTCAATTCATTAATGGGGTTACTGCAGGCTCTGTAAAGGGGTGA
- a CDS encoding glycoside hydrolase family 13 protein: protein MVSTTWKQSIDSNVSALYVQPLYPKKGEMVSVSIQVDSSNTINQVRLVSFQLGREMQIVLDKVQEGSRTLYKGSFKLVDTTAYWYFFLLTDERAYSYSKVGVKASVPPLAECFHLVSDLVPVTWVGSAVCYQVFPDRFRKGDPDVGAKEGQYRFDGGEVTVHGFNEIPLEFEEGRCLDFFNGDLKGIEDAIDHFKRLGVTVLYLNPIGMSKTTHRYDCTDFFHVDEKLGGDEAFAHLCEALHKEGIRVVVDISINHTGTEHPWYKKALSDPSSKEATYYYINDDGSVAFWQDVETLPQLNYNSDELRDLIYRSPDSVLRSFLRKPYLQDGWRLDVASEVGRRGDDQLCEEIWREVRLAVKKENNQAYLVGEDWVDSTPFLQGDMWDATMNYLGSSRPMRSWMGEKDRYMADGWGQNPGTTRAFNGIEFAQALQSHLQSMPQQMLSMQMNLINSHDTPRLYAHQEIFDFSLYAGIVKLMYVLPGMPNIYYGEEIALPGPYGSVESARYPMQWDQEQWNKDFFSLYTRLGQFRSAHTDTLAHGAWNLLYSDEYSLCFVRYTNHEAILCILGKHDKPTTITLDNTLLQITCLEGCDAERAIVHTHTIEVALKEKDSLLLVGKR, encoded by the coding sequence ATGGTCAGTACAACCTGGAAACAATCCATCGATAGCAATGTCTCCGCCCTGTATGTCCAACCGCTCTACCCAAAGAAGGGTGAGATGGTGAGCGTATCGATACAGGTGGACTCATCCAACACCATCAATCAAGTCAGATTGGTGAGTTTTCAACTTGGACGTGAGATGCAGATAGTACTGGATAAGGTGCAAGAAGGGTCTCGCACATTGTACAAAGGCAGCTTCAAGCTGGTGGATACTACAGCCTATTGGTATTTCTTCCTTCTAACGGATGAAAGAGCGTATTCCTATAGCAAGGTAGGGGTGAAGGCTTCTGTTCCTCCACTTGCAGAATGTTTCCATTTGGTCAGTGACCTGGTACCTGTAACGTGGGTGGGGAGTGCTGTCTGTTACCAAGTGTTTCCTGATAGATTCCGTAAGGGAGATCCAGATGTTGGAGCTAAAGAAGGACAATACAGGTTTGATGGGGGAGAGGTTACTGTACACGGTTTTAATGAAATCCCCCTTGAGTTCGAGGAAGGGCGATGCCTTGATTTCTTCAACGGTGATCTGAAAGGAATTGAGGATGCCATTGACCATTTCAAGAGACTGGGCGTAACGGTCCTCTACCTTAATCCCATTGGGATGAGCAAAACCACTCATCGCTATGACTGCACAGATTTCTTTCATGTAGATGAGAAGCTCGGGGGAGATGAGGCTTTTGCCCACCTCTGTGAGGCACTCCATAAGGAAGGGATTCGCGTAGTAGTCGATATTTCAATCAATCATACTGGAACTGAACATCCCTGGTACAAGAAGGCGCTTTCGGATCCCTCAAGCAAGGAAGCCACCTATTATTACATCAATGACGATGGCTCTGTAGCGTTCTGGCAAGATGTCGAGACGCTACCGCAGCTTAATTACAACAGCGATGAACTACGTGATTTGATCTACCGTAGCCCTGATTCCGTATTGCGTTCTTTTCTCAGGAAGCCCTACCTCCAAGACGGTTGGAGACTTGATGTTGCAAGTGAAGTCGGAAGGAGGGGAGATGACCAGTTGTGCGAAGAGATATGGAGGGAAGTAAGACTTGCGGTCAAGAAAGAGAATAATCAAGCATACTTGGTAGGAGAGGACTGGGTGGATTCCACCCCATTTCTCCAGGGTGATATGTGGGATGCAACCATGAATTACCTGGGTAGCAGCCGGCCGATGAGAAGCTGGATGGGTGAGAAGGACCGATATATGGCAGATGGCTGGGGCCAGAATCCAGGGACGACAAGAGCCTTCAATGGGATTGAGTTTGCACAAGCGCTGCAAAGCCATCTGCAGTCAATGCCACAACAGATGCTTAGCATGCAGATGAATCTGATCAACAGCCATGATACCCCGCGTCTCTATGCCCATCAGGAAATTTTTGATTTTTCTCTCTATGCTGGAATTGTGAAGTTGATGTATGTACTTCCCGGTATGCCGAATATCTACTATGGGGAAGAAATTGCGCTTCCTGGTCCGTACGGCTCAGTTGAATCCGCTCGATATCCCATGCAGTGGGACCAAGAACAGTGGAACAAGGATTTCTTCTCACTCTATACACGGCTTGGACAGTTCCGCTCAGCTCATACTGATACCCTTGCCCATGGTGCTTGGAATCTACTCTATAGCGATGAATACTCTCTTTGCTTTGTTCGATACACGAACCATGAGGCAATACTCTGTATCTTGGGAAAGCATGATAAGCCAACAACCATTACACTTGACAATACACTGTTGCAAATCACCTGTCTTGAAGGTTGTGATGCAGAGAGGGCAATTGTTCATACTCACACGATTGAGGTTGCACTAAAGGAAAAAGATTCTTTGCTTCTGGTAGGTAAGCGGTAA
- a CDS encoding IMP dehydrogenase, with amino-acid sequence MAYLYEEPSRTFSEYLLIPGYSSTECIPANVSLKTPLVKFKKGEEPSITLNIPMSSAIMQSVSGEEMAKALSREGGISFIYGSQPIDAQCEMVARVKAFKAGFVPSDSNLRAEDTLTDLIALKEKKGHSTIAVTEDGSSSGRLLGVVSSRDWRPSRTSLDTPINQIMTPFANLVYAREGITLSEANDIIWEHKLNSLPIVDDKNRLKYFVFRKDYDCHKDNPDELLDEKKRYRVGAGINTRDYMERVPALVHSGADVLCIDSSEGYSEWQRLTLSWIKEQYGDRVKVGAGNIVDREGFLFLAESGADFVKVGIGGGSICITRETKGIGRGQATALLEVAKARDEYFNKHGVYIPICSDGGIVLDYHMTIALAMGADFLMLGRYFARFDESPTEKVNVKGSYMKEYWGEGSSRARNWQRYDLGGDGKLSFVEGVDSYVPYAGPLKDNLNLSLSKIKSTMCNCGALSIPELQQKARLTVVSSTSIIEGGAHDVLLKDSQDSVKK; translated from the coding sequence ATGGCCTACCTCTATGAAGAACCCTCCCGAACATTCAGTGAATACCTGCTTATCCCAGGATATTCCAGTACTGAATGCATTCCAGCAAATGTGTCCTTGAAGACACCATTGGTCAAATTCAAGAAGGGGGAAGAACCCTCCATAACCCTTAATATTCCCATGAGTAGTGCCATCATGCAATCCGTGAGTGGAGAGGAAATGGCCAAGGCTCTCTCAAGGGAGGGAGGGATCAGTTTCATCTATGGCTCACAGCCTATCGATGCACAGTGCGAAATGGTAGCCCGTGTAAAAGCTTTCAAGGCTGGATTTGTTCCCAGCGATTCCAATCTCAGGGCGGAGGATACGCTTACAGATTTGATAGCACTCAAAGAGAAGAAAGGGCATTCTACCATTGCCGTGACAGAGGATGGCAGCAGCTCAGGAAGACTGCTTGGCGTGGTCTCTTCACGCGATTGGAGGCCAAGCAGGACATCTCTCGATACCCCGATAAACCAGATCATGACACCATTTGCAAACCTGGTGTACGCCCGTGAAGGGATAACACTCAGTGAGGCAAATGACATTATCTGGGAACACAAACTCAACAGCCTTCCCATCGTGGATGATAAGAACAGACTCAAGTACTTTGTCTTCAGGAAAGATTATGACTGTCATAAGGATAATCCTGATGAGTTGCTTGATGAGAAGAAACGTTATCGTGTTGGAGCTGGCATCAATACAAGAGATTACATGGAACGGGTTCCGGCCTTGGTTCACAGCGGTGCCGACGTTCTCTGTATCGATTCTTCTGAAGGGTACAGTGAATGGCAACGCCTGACACTCTCCTGGATCAAGGAGCAGTATGGGGACCGCGTGAAGGTGGGTGCCGGTAACATTGTGGATAGAGAAGGATTCCTCTTCCTCGCTGAAAGCGGTGCTGACTTCGTGAAGGTCGGCATAGGAGGAGGATCAATCTGCATAACCAGAGAGACGAAAGGAATTGGAAGGGGACAAGCAACTGCCTTGCTTGAGGTCGCAAAAGCCCGTGATGAGTACTTCAATAAGCATGGAGTTTATATCCCCATATGCTCTGATGGGGGAATAGTCCTCGACTACCATATGACCATCGCATTGGCAATGGGTGCCGACTTCCTGATGTTGGGACGCTATTTTGCACGATTCGATGAGTCTCCGACAGAGAAAGTGAATGTCAAAGGTTCCTACATGAAGGAATATTGGGGAGAGGGATCTTCCCGCGCACGAAACTGGCAACGATATGACCTTGGAGGGGATGGAAAGTTGAGCTTTGTGGAAGGTGTCGATTCCTACGTACCATATGCAGGCCCATTGAAAGACAATCTCAACTTGAGTTTGAGCAAGATTAAATCAACCATGTGCAACTGTGGAGCGCTCAGCATTCCAGAATTACAACAGAAGGCTCGATTAACCGTTGTCAGTTCCACTTCCATCATAGAGGGTGGAGCGCATGATGTGTTGCTTAAAGATTCCCAGGACTCGGTGAAAAAATAG
- a CDS encoding LacI family DNA-binding transcriptional regulator: protein MAEQTTRMKRPTIKDIARESGYSKTAVSFAFNDPSRISEKACNQILETAERLGYIPDPMARNFSLRRHLSIGFLLPQEIRYSLQNPYAQQVLLGIGGVCEKYGYTLTLIPPLNESVTEAVRNAAVDGLITMGMQVDMDIVSVMKTRLIPYVTLDGTPDEDMPSVNIDDELASYELMKTVLESGHRNICIISLGQDIFAEKATKMGLPQRRMEGFRKALKEVGISLQDVPVLVSEPTLADGKLRGKEILAFEKRPTCVVSMSDIVAIGCIVSWNEEGLSVPEDISIAGFDNIDEATCVIPHLTTVDQPAQEKGRLAAEALFNMINKETLQSVHIQIPYTLIKRDSVKELTSEQP from the coding sequence ATGGCAGAGCAAACGACCAGAATGAAACGTCCTACAATCAAGGATATCGCCCGTGAGAGTGGATATTCCAAGACCGCAGTCTCCTTTGCATTCAATGATCCGTCAAGGATCAGCGAGAAGGCATGCAACCAGATTCTTGAGACCGCTGAAAGGCTTGGATACATCCCAGATCCAATGGCTCGCAATTTCTCACTTCGTAGACATCTTTCAATTGGTTTTCTCCTTCCTCAGGAAATTCGTTACTCACTGCAGAACCCGTATGCACAACAAGTACTGCTGGGCATCGGGGGCGTCTGTGAAAAATATGGCTATACGCTTACCCTGATTCCACCATTGAATGAAAGTGTAACCGAGGCAGTACGCAATGCAGCAGTTGATGGGTTAATAACCATGGGCATGCAGGTCGATATGGACATTGTCTCAGTTATGAAAACCCGCTTGATCCCCTATGTAACCCTTGACGGGACTCCGGATGAAGATATGCCCAGTGTTAACATCGATGATGAGTTGGCTTCCTATGAATTGATGAAGACGGTGCTCGAATCCGGACACCGTAACATCTGCATCATTTCTCTCGGACAAGACATTTTTGCTGAGAAGGCAACAAAGATGGGCCTTCCCCAACGAAGAATGGAGGGTTTCAGGAAAGCATTGAAGGAAGTGGGAATCTCACTGCAAGATGTACCGGTTCTGGTGAGTGAACCTACGCTTGCAGACGGAAAACTGCGAGGCAAGGAAATTTTGGCTTTCGAAAAGAGGCCCACCTGTGTTGTCTCAATGAGTGATATTGTGGCAATCGGATGCATTGTCAGTTGGAATGAAGAGGGATTGTCTGTCCCTGAAGATATTTCTATTGCAGGATTCGACAATATTGATGAAGCTACCTGTGTCATTCCTCACCTTACAACAGTAGACCAGCCAGCACAGGAAAAAGGACGCCTTGCTGCTGAAGCCCTGTTTAACATGATAAACAAGGAGACTTTGCAAAGCGTCCATATTCAAATTCCCTACACGTTGATCAAACGTGATTCCGTAAAGGAACTTACTTCTGAACAGCCTTGA
- a CDS encoding extracellular solute-binding protein yields MKRLHVLLPMLLLLCVLLPVSAQGSKATASDEVVLTMGSWRTDDVEQMNRLLAAYKKLAPEVTIKFQPTNPPDYNATLRLQLDSGTGPDLMYARSYAAGQELFNAGYFADCTDIPGLMDNFTASNLAPWQMSDGTMFAVPFAAVSHAVYYNKDIFEKEGLAIPENWESFLSLCKTLENRGYTPLANGLADEWDILETFFFGLLPNYIGGADMRVKYENKELPLNDKNFVAAYQAMADVARYCPDGFESVTYNDSQVLFNSQKAVMFVDGSWTAGVYKDASFEWGLFAIPAPKGKNTAICFHPDMAITMNRATKYPEEAKAFLAWLCTEEGATTASQNLPSGYFPMISFPIKLEDPHANEFLSLNVGKETDARFVWPKLMNLYSPMNQAVIKVMKGDITAKQAADSVSALM; encoded by the coding sequence ATGAAACGATTGCACGTTCTTCTACCTATGCTGTTGCTTCTTTGTGTATTGCTTCCTGTTTCCGCCCAAGGCTCAAAGGCTACCGCCTCTGATGAGGTGGTGCTCACCATGGGTTCCTGGAGAACCGATGATGTAGAGCAGATGAATCGCTTGCTTGCTGCTTATAAAAAGCTGGCCCCTGAGGTAACGATCAAATTCCAACCGACAAATCCTCCAGACTACAACGCTACTCTGCGTCTGCAATTGGACAGTGGAACCGGCCCTGATTTGATGTATGCTCGTTCATATGCAGCAGGTCAGGAGTTGTTCAATGCAGGATATTTTGCCGATTGTACGGACATTCCTGGACTCATGGATAACTTCACCGCCAGCAATCTTGCCCCATGGCAGATGAGTGACGGAACCATGTTCGCCGTTCCTTTTGCAGCTGTGAGTCATGCGGTATACTACAACAAGGATATTTTTGAGAAGGAAGGACTTGCCATTCCAGAAAACTGGGAATCATTCCTCTCACTTTGCAAAACCCTTGAAAACAGAGGATATACTCCCCTTGCCAATGGATTAGCTGATGAATGGGATATTCTTGAGACCTTCTTCTTCGGTCTGCTTCCCAATTATATCGGAGGAGCTGACATGCGGGTAAAATATGAGAATAAAGAACTTCCTCTCAATGATAAAAACTTTGTAGCAGCTTACCAGGCCATGGCAGATGTTGCCCGATACTGTCCTGATGGTTTTGAGTCAGTTACCTACAATGACAGCCAGGTACTGTTCAACAGCCAGAAAGCAGTCATGTTCGTGGATGGTAGCTGGACAGCCGGTGTCTACAAGGATGCTTCCTTTGAGTGGGGCTTGTTTGCCATTCCTGCTCCAAAGGGGAAGAACACGGCTATATGCTTCCACCCCGATATGGCTATCACGATGAATAGGGCAACCAAGTATCCTGAGGAGGCAAAAGCCTTCCTCGCATGGCTCTGCACAGAAGAAGGTGCTACCACAGCAAGCCAGAACCTGCCAAGTGGTTACTTCCCGATGATCAGCTTCCCCATCAAACTCGAGGATCCCCATGCAAATGAGTTTCTCTCACTCAATGTTGGAAAGGAAACTGATGCACGATTTGTCTGGCCTAAGCTGATGAATCTCTATTCACCTATGAACCAAGCGGTTATCAAGGTGATGAAAGGAGATATTACCGCCAAGCAGGCTGCTGACTCTGTTTCGGCATTGATGTAA
- a CDS encoding adenylate kinase: MNLVFLGPPGAGKGTIASEAKNHFGIPHISTGDLFRSHIKGDTDLGKQVKAILAAGDLVPDSVTIEMVKQRFLEADAKNGFILDGFPRTIAQADALAEMKTLDAVVNFVLDREQIVKRLSGRRVCKSTGRTYHIHYNPPKVEGIDDETGEPLIQRDDDKPEAILNRLSVYEQQTEPLIAYYREKGLLVDIDASSAPDKVLSALIKAVQK, from the coding sequence ATGAATTTAGTTTTTCTCGGCCCTCCGGGTGCCGGTAAGGGGACCATCGCGTCCGAAGCAAAAAATCATTTTGGCATTCCCCATATCTCGACCGGTGACCTATTTCGCAGTCATATCAAAGGGGACACAGACCTAGGAAAGCAGGTAAAAGCAATTTTGGCTGCTGGTGATTTGGTTCCAGACTCTGTAACCATTGAGATGGTCAAACAGCGATTCCTTGAAGCTGATGCAAAGAATGGTTTTATCCTTGATGGATTCCCACGCACCATCGCCCAGGCCGACGCACTCGCTGAGATGAAAACGCTTGATGCAGTAGTGAATTTTGTCCTTGACCGGGAGCAGATTGTTAAACGACTGAGTGGAAGAAGAGTCTGTAAATCTACAGGAAGAACCTATCATATTCACTACAATCCTCCTAAGGTTGAAGGTATCGATGATGAGACAGGAGAGCCTCTCATCCAACGTGATGACGACAAGCCTGAAGCTATCCTGAATCGCTTGAGTGTCTATGAGCAGCAGACAGAGCCCCTGATTGCCTACTACCGTGAGAAAGGGCTGTTGGTCGATATTGATGCTTCCTCAGCTCCCGATAAAGTTCTCTCTGCTCTGATCAAGGCTGTTCAGAAGTAA
- a CDS encoding sugar ABC transporter permease — protein MRPKHAHHFPWLLYMAPALLVYTVFMAFPLIDSLRLSFFSGNSQATRIFVGLNNFKRLFNDPEISTRYWGAFFNTWKFFFVHLLVQNGLGIFFAVLLTHETMKGRHLYQTIIFIPTTFAVLITGYLWKLMLNPVWAGDFLVSIGLPFLKHPYLGDTNTALWAVSLVSCWQWLGIPTMMFVAALRNISTELLEAARLEGAGNGKTFWYIKLPLIKPVVGIIAVLTFVNNFNAFDIVFAMENVNGAPEYSTDLIGTLFYRYGIAGQHPIGIPDAGLGAAIATITFFLLLVLVIPTLKNTQRSA, from the coding sequence ATGCGTCCAAAACACGCCCATCATTTTCCCTGGTTGCTTTATATGGCTCCAGCGTTGCTAGTATATACCGTCTTTATGGCCTTTCCTCTCATTGACTCATTACGTTTGAGTTTTTTCAGTGGAAACAGCCAAGCAACCAGAATTTTTGTGGGTCTAAATAATTTCAAACGACTGTTTAATGACCCAGAAATCTCAACACGGTATTGGGGAGCTTTCTTCAATACCTGGAAATTCTTTTTTGTGCATCTCCTTGTCCAAAATGGACTGGGTATCTTTTTTGCCGTTCTGCTTACCCATGAAACCATGAAAGGAAGACACCTATACCAGACCATTATCTTCATTCCCACAACGTTCGCTGTTCTCATTACCGGATATCTTTGGAAACTGATGCTCAACCCGGTTTGGGCAGGCGACTTTCTTGTTTCCATCGGATTACCGTTTCTCAAACACCCCTATTTAGGCGACACCAATACAGCTCTCTGGGCTGTCTCTCTTGTCTCTTGCTGGCAATGGCTTGGAATCCCTACCATGATGTTTGTTGCAGCATTGAGAAATATCAGTACTGAATTGCTTGAGGCAGCACGACTTGAAGGAGCTGGCAATGGAAAGACATTCTGGTACATCAAGCTTCCCCTTATCAAACCAGTTGTCGGAATCATCGCAGTGCTTACATTTGTGAACAACTTCAATGCATTTGACATCGTCTTCGCTATGGAGAACGTGAATGGAGCACCAGAGTACTCTACAGACCTTATTGGAACGCTTTTCTACCGGTATGGTATTGCAGGTCAACATCCAATCGGAATTCCTGATGCAGGACTGGGAGCTGCCATTGCAACCATTACCTTTTTCCTACTTCTGGTATTGGTCATTCCAACCCTGAAAAACACACAGAGGAGTGCCTAA